The DNA region GTGTTTGTTTTTTGGTCCGTTTTATTTCACATTGAGCCCTTGCACTTTGGTACTTGTCATTGTGGAAGTGGAAGTACTCCGGTATTGTCATGATAGTAGAATCACATTATGACCAGATGTTAAAAAGTCAAAACCGCAAGTGCATCTCAAAACTGTAATTGCAACTCATTTTTATTGCAATGAAAGTATATCCTTGTAATAGTGTAGAAGTAGATTAACTATTTTTCATGGTTTTGAAAATTGGATTAACCGGAAATCGACCAGGAGACGGTTTcaatttaagtaaaaaataaaaatcgatTGACAATGAGCCGATCGAAAAATAAGGAAATTTGATCAACAAAATCAGTTAATTGGTTGAACTAGTGTAATTTTTATCAGAtcgatttaaaataataaaatataaaaaatatttttttaaaaaaaagtatatatttataagtagatgtattttttttatcatatctagtttaatttaaatttattttttgataaactTTTAAATGTTTAATTTTATCGGTTTAATGATGGTTCAATTTTTCATGGAATATTTAAATGTTTGAACACTAAATGGTTCGGTTTCTGAAAGTTTTCTAATTTTTGGTTTTGAGTTCCATGGATGGAACAGCGCCCACGTCGGCGTTCAAAAGCCATGTTTGGTTGCTTCCGTGCGAGACATGAAATCAACTGAAAGTATGAAATAGAATGAGCAGAAAGAAAATGATCAACATTCTCAATCTCAACTCAAAGAACCATCCTCAACACCCATAACCACCATAAAATCAATGCCTTCTTCATTCTTCAATCCCAAGGACCTCAACCGGCTCCTCAATGGCCTCTCCCTCGTCGCCAACGAATTCATCAAACCCGCCGCAAAGTCCGACCTCCAAACCCTAATCAAGAACGCCGTTCTCTCCGCTACTGACCTCTCCGGCATAACCAGCGGCAAGCTTCGCCAATTCTCAAACCCTCAATCTTCTCACGCTCCCAAACGCGCCTCTACCGATTCCGTCGTTTATTTCAGCTCTTCACAGCCCCCAGAAACGACCACAAGAAATGATGAAAATGATGTCGTTTTGACTTCTGAAGAAAATCGCCCTAGGGTTGAGGATTCCGAGGCAGGGGCGGCGACTGCGGCGGCTTCGTCTCCGGTTGTTGCCGTTCCGGATGGGAGTGTTTTGGCGGCGGAGGAAAGCGAGGCTCGGAGCTCTGAGGGTAAGGTGGatgtgaatgtgaatgtgaaAGAGAATGAGAATGGGAAGGTGGGTGGTGAGGGGAGTGGAGAAATGGCGCCTATTACTCCACCGGTGACGAGGCGAAGACCGAGGGAGAGGAGGGTTCCTGAAACTCCGTTTTCCAGGGCTCTTGGGTTAGTGTTGTTTCTAATGTATTAACTTTGTGTTAATCTGCTATgcttttaatgcaattttcatTGGCTTTGATGAGGCGTTTGTTTCTGGGTCTAATGGTTAGTTTGACAATAGTAATATACCTGTCCTATTATCAATTTTTGTGTTTGACTTGTGatactttcaattcaattttcatTGGCTGTGATGATGCATTTGATTCCTGGTCTAATGGTTAGTTTGGTAACCAACATGTATTCTAAGTACTTATTAGAGATTACTGTGTTCCTAACATGGGCCTCAGAATCTTACTCGTTAGATTACACAGACATTACATTGTGTTAGATGATATTAGACGTGAAGTCTTTTTTGTTTATAGAAACATATGCTAGTCCTTCTGAGAATTAGGTTttggttatatacttatattagaCTTGGTAGCCTTGTACTATAGTAGTATATGACACTGAGGACCTTTGTATTGGCACCAGTGTAGACAGGGTCAAAAAGGAGTATCGTGTGTAATATTGCCTAAATCCAGAGTTGATAAGTTTAGCTTTAAATGTAGTTCTTGTAATAGACAGTGCTTCTTTAAGAACTAGTGGTGTAATATGTGTTGATATGGGAATTTAGGTTTGCTGGGCTAGGAGCTAGTCTTGCATGGGGGACACTTCAGGAATCTGCCAGGAGGCTTGCCTTTGGTATGCCTAGTTCTCAAGACAACCAATCTCCGCTTTCTCCATTCTTGTCTGAGAGGAACGCAGAGCGGTTGGCTCTTGCACTTTGTAGAATGCGTGGAGCTGCCCTCAAAATTGGGCAGATGTTGAGCATTCAAGATGAATCTCTTGTTCCAGCTCCGGTATTTGATTCTTCTATTATGCACACTTTTATGTTTGTATGCTATTTAAGAAGATATAGTATTGAAGCGATTATGCAAATGGAACTTTTGAAAAGTAATGTATGAATAAGTTATGATGtacttaaatatattatatacctAAACAGGTCCAAAAGTTAAACCTATGATTTGAATTCCAAAATGTTAAAATAAACTTACGACTGGTGCTATCCAAATGGGTCCTAAAAGGCTAAAATCATTTTCATCAGCACTGGATTGTGCTTCCAAATCCGCTTCATGTCTTCTGTTTCAATGTAGTGTGATTTTATTTGATGTCGATCGACCTGAGCTGAATATCATCAGCAGTTAACACGAGTTCTTCATTCAAATGGTCTAGTGGCTTTAGCTCCTGTTTCATGATTGTTTCTCATCTTTTGCATTTTCAGTAATTAGCTTGTGAATATGCATTATTTTGTTTATGAAGTTTGTGTAAAATGGTGGTTATAGTTCATCATATTTGCTACCACTATCTCTTGTATTTTTATAAATGCTGATTAGCAAAATTAATATCATATTGTGCTCAATCAGATGTTTATTTTCTGACTAGTGTCATAGGCTCCATGTATGTGCCTTAAGAAGCAAACTCTCTATGTTCTATTTGTAGATACTGGCTGCATTAGAAATTGTACGCCAAGGTGCAGATGTGATGCCAAAGAGCCAGCTTAATGAAGTTTTAAATGCTGAGTTAGGTCCTGACTGGTCATCAAAGCTGATTAGTTTTGATTATGAACCTATAGCTGCTGCAAGTATTGGCCAGGTATGggtgcttgtttatttgtttaattgCGTATTGATTTAAATCTGGGGTCAATTACACTATCCTCCTCTGAGATTATGCAATATTACATACAAAACTCTCAATTTGCAAAGGGTTACACTAACCGCAGTTGAAGTTTCCAGTTATATTACACTCAAGAAAATTTGCATTGTCCTAACAACAATATCATGCAACTTTAGTTGTCACACTTAATATTTTCTAACAAGGTTCTTCCTAAAATATTTAGGTGCACAAAGCTGTCATGAAGGATGGCATGCAAGTTGCAATGAAAATACAGTACCCTGGTGTTGCAAATAGCATTGAGAGCGACATTGAGAATGTGAAACTTCTTTTGAATTACACAAATCTGATTCCTGAAGGACTTTATCTTGACAGGGCTATAAAGGTTTGTATTGTTTTGATAGAATCCTTGTATGCTCTTTAGTTGTGTTAATCATCTAATTTAAACACCCTGAATTCAATTTCTCGTTTGTTTGGGGCATGGATTACATAGTCCCTCTACCCCTTGCTTGCTggccttttttcttttcttttcttctccttttaaaaaaaaaaaaaaatacctgcaAATGTTAGGTATAATGCCAGATTCATTTCATGGTAATTTGTTCTGTATTTATGTGCAGCTCTTTCAACTTTCATTACTACCTCTTTCTATTTTCTTCCCCCATCACCTTGTCCTGTCTAAGCCATGTGCTCTGGTCTAAAACGACATTGGAGTCCCTTATCTATCAATTTGGATTCTTATGTTGtttatcttttttgtattttttccctCTCCCTAGGTGGCCAAAGAAGAATTATCAcgtgagtgtgattacaacttgGAGGCAGCAAGTCAGAAGCGATTCCGAGATCTGCTTTCTGGCACAGAAGGGTTTTATGTTCCAATAGTTTTTAATGATCTTTCAAGCAAAAAAGTATTAACTACAGAACTTGTTCATGGTAATTACAAGTTTTACCTGTTCCTCCTGCAGGACATTCTTTTACTGCACCTTGCTTAACAGTTGCAGCGAACTCTGAAAACCGTTCAGTCAATTAAATGACTAATTTTATTACCTTATTTTGATTGAATAAATAGAAATGTTGTTTCAAGTTTTATTCAGTTTCAACTTGTTTTTAACATGGAAGTTGTTTTCTCTTGTTACAGGAATTACAATTGACAAAGTAGCCTTGCTGGACCAGGAAACTCGTAATTATATTGGGAAAATGTTATTGGAGCTCACATTGATGGAGTTATTTGTATTTCGATTTATGCAGGCatgttatttgttatttttccCGTATGTTTGAAGTTATTATATGCCATTGTTGACAGTTGACACTGTCTATTGTGTGTCATCTGTAACGAATGAACTAGGTCTGCTCTTATCTTGAATGATGAGTTTTGGGTTTGTTTTATGGCTGTAAGCATGTATTTCTGGTCTCATTTAATGTTGGAGGTGGTTTCTTTGATGCAGACTGATCCTAATTGGGGTAACTTTTTATATGATGAAGCGAAGAAAACAATAAATCTCATTGATTTTGGAGCGGCACGGGATTACCCCAAAAGATTTGTTGATGATTATTTACAAATGGTTAGGTCTCCTCTTCTCCATTATCATTCTCTTCAATAACTAACATGAGGTTTAATTGTTTAAGATCATAATTTGTGCTAATGTTGTTTGTGTTAATATTTTCTCTGTTCCATTTTATGTTACTTCGTTTTCAATTTCCAcattcttttcttcactttaCTGTAACATCTGGTATGCAATTACAAGCGGATGTTGGTTCATAACTGCTCTTTTTGGCCCTCTTAATTGTTTGGTTGTCCTATCATGTATCCATGTGGTTGATGTGGGTTTTTATAGCTGACCCCACATAATTAGGAAAAAGTTTGGTGGTagtaattgttgaattttttaccTATGTTGAAATGAAATTTGGCATTACTGGAAATATCCTTTTTGTCCTTTTTTTACCTGGTAAGCTGCATCATTTAACTGAAAATCAGTAACAATTTGTTTGCAGTTATGAAAGGATTGATCTAAATTTTGAAATATAGAGAAAGAGAATCAAAATGGCTTTAGACAGTAATGGTCATAATTAGTTTGATTATTCAATTGATTAAGAGACTCCTGGAaatcttattattcttatttttatttgtgataCACGATTGATCAGGTTCTAGCATGTGCAAATACTGATAGGGATGGGGTCATAGAGATGTCCCAGAGACTCGGGTTCATCACTGGAATGGAATCAGATGTGATGCTCGATGCCCACGTTCAAGCTGGTTTCATTGTGGGTTTGCCATTTGCAAGATCCGGTGGATTCGACTTCAAGTCAACCAACATTACCTCAAGCATTTCACACCTTGGTGCGACAATGCTGAAGCACAGGCTGACTCCGCCACCTGATGAAGCTTACAGTCTGCACAGAAAACTTTCTGGTGCATTTTTGGCATGCATTAAGATTGGGGCCGTTGTGCCTTGTAGGGAATTATTGCTTGAAGTGTACAATCAATATAGGTTTGGTGATGATGAAACAAATGAGATATTATCCACTGGCTCAGGATCCGCATAGGTAATAGGTTTTTtgcattttgtattttgttttcttttatcaattcttcaattAGTTTTTTCTACCACAGCTATAATAATAACTTCTGGGATGCTAGTTATGCGTCCAAGAATATTTCATATTGCTCCACAAAAGTGGAGTCAATTTTGGGGACAATTTCCCCTTACCCCCATTTGTAATTTTAGCTGCTTATAGAGTTGTTTATTATTTGTTGTACGGATTCTTTCAAAAAGTTATTGATTCCTTAAAATTGTGCTTGGATTGTTTTTCTCCCGTCATCCTTAACATGAAATATGAATATTCCTTACTAGTAACTACCCAGAGTGGTGTGGCAATGCCATGGAAATCGTAATCAATGTTCACCAGAAGTTGTACTGAGCTCCAAGCAACGGGTGCATTGTATATTATGAATATAATTAGAGGTCCTTCGTTGTCTTGCATACTAAAGTCAATAAGTCATCATTAGTCATTGAATGATAAATTATGGACAGTTTCAGGTGCTTAGGCAGTTCATAGAAGTTGATGGTTATTGGTTAGGGATGCTGGAATGAGTGTAGTTATGGTATTTATGGAGATATTATCATGTTGGATGTCTGCTGGTGTTCGTTGCAGATGCTCTAAGGCGAGGTAAGCTTGCCATTCACtattatttgattaaaattaaattcaacggTAAAGTGGGTGTTATGACACCTTAATTATTCCTAAGTCATTATTCTATGAATTTAGTTTACAAACCTTAAACAAATCTCTCTTAATTAAATAGAGAGTTCAATTTTTGCTATGTGGAACATCTAATTGCCTTAGAATCCGCAATATCTTTCTTCTCATGGTATCCTCCAACTTAAGTTAAGAATTAATCTGTCGTGTTTTATTTAAGGATTTGTTGTTGGGCAGTAAATTGTCTTGTATATAAGGAAAGATTTAAATCTGACATTTATTTAAGTAAACTAATCAGCTAACtattaaatcaattcaaatcggTTAGAATCAATTCAAATCGGTTAGAATCAGCCGTATTTAAATGTGTCCCCAATGGTTGGTTCCGTGGAGGATGTCCCTAAATAATAGAATTGAAATACGCAGATTTTAACCACATTTAATTTTCTTTAGCCAATGCTATTAAATATACAAGTAACGTCATGCATCTTGTCAGTGTCGTACAATGAGCAGTCAGTGGGTGTGTGTATCATTTTAACATATAACGATCCATCACATTGAAGTTCATAGCATCGTCTTTCTCTATAAAGTTTCCCTCGAAAAAAAGACAATCACCAAGACAAGAAACAAAAACAACGTTCATATTTGCAGTGTGCAAGTGGGTTTCTATCTTGCAGTAAACTATGCACAAGGCAACGTgcaaaacttgaaaaagaaaatgaaaaaaaaaaattaagaaagatatgtttcaataaaataaatccaGTAGGAACTCAGTCCAATGAGTATATATCTTTATCTacattgttaattaataattaattgacgACAACATCTTGACTTTGATTTGCACTGACTCTCACACCTATCAAGCACGTTATAATGTGATAAAAATGGCCACACTATTTAATCAAGTTACCCAAAACggcatatgaaaaataataatataagcaAATATTTAAATGAAATGTAGAGTTATTCCATTTTCCAATTTAACAAAACTAAGAGATGCGATGATGAATGAATAGATCAATGAACCCAAAGACACTTTCTTTTTCTAAACTAGTTAGTGATTGTTGACTAGATACAACAAAAGGAATACTACAAaagtttctttaaaaaaaaaagcaacaggACAAACATGAAGCATGAGTAGTGCGTGCTTGACTGCTTGCGCATTCAATTTTTTTCCGTTTCACATGCAGAATGCATTTTCACCTCCGGTTCATTTATCATGTTCACGTTTCACCACAGAAAAATTAATGAGTGCAAAAAAAAATGAGTCACTTCTATAATATTCTTCACCAAAATACCATATAAATCCAGCATCAACAGCAATTCAGCACCAGGCACGGTGCTCAGtataaaataaatcatttttcagttGCTGGTCCAAAAATCACACACCTCGAGATTCTGCCACGTGGCAGATCTAATCCACGTGTACACGCTCCTCGCTTTAGCTTTAAAACGTTCAAGACCTTCTTCTTATGCAACAGTACATTGATGCTCCACTAAACCAAACGCCGAAAGATCACTACTAACTTTTTAACGGTAACCAACACAATTATTATCGCTCACTCTCACTGTctctgaaaattcttcatcaatgGCGGAAAATTCCGGTAGGAAGCTTATCGTGGAGGTTTGCAGCGCCAAGAATTTGATGCCGAAAGATGGCCAAGGAACCGCAAGTGCTTATGCCGTTGTGGATTTCGATGGCCAGAGAAGAAGAACAACTACCAAGTCCAGAGATCTCAACCCTCAATGGGACGAGAAGCTCGAGTTTATTGTTCATGATAAAGATTCAATGGCTTCAGAGACGTTAGAGGTCAATCTCTATAACGATAAGAAGCTGGGGAAGCGAAGCACTTTTCTCGGAAAAGTGAAAATCTCAGGAAGCAGTTTTGTGAAGTCTGGTACAGAAGAGATTGTGTACTATCCGTTGGAGAAGAGAAGCGTGTTCTCTCAGATCAAAGGAGAGTTAGGACTCAAAGTGTCTTACGTTGACGATGATCCACCGCCACCGCCGTCAGCCGATGCCGATGGCGAGCTGAAGGCAGAGACCGCACCTCCGCCGGCGGCGGAAAgcacaaaagaagaagagaagaaagaagaaaaatcagAAGAGAATAAGCAGgatgaggagaagaaggaagaagaacaaagcaaACCTCCTGAAGAAGAACAGGAAAAGGCGAAAGCTCCACCGGATAATCCAAAGCCAAAGGAGGAGGCTCCGGCAGAGGCGGCACCACCACAACCGGAGGCAGAAGTGCAGAATCTGGCAAAACCACAAAAGGAGAAGCATATTGAGATAATAAAGCGAGCTGAGAATAATCATCTGAGCGTGAACGATCATGAACTACGGTCTTTGAGCAGCGATCGTAGTCGCAGCACTTACGATCTTGTGGATCGCATTCCATTCCTCTACGTTCGCATGGTGAAGGCAAAGCGAGCAAACAGTAGTGAAAGCGGTTCAAAGGTTTATGCCAAGCTCGTGATCGGAACACACAGTGTGAAGACGAAGAGCGAAAGTGAAGACAAAGACTGGGATCAggtttttgcttttgataaagAAGGACTTAATTCCACGTCGTTGGAGGTTTCAGTGTGGTGCGAGGAGAAGAAAGAAGGTGAAGAGATCACCGAGAATTCACTCGGAACGGTGTCGTTTGATTTGCAAGAAGTGCCTAAGCGTGTGCCGCCGGACAGTCCTTTGGCTCCCCAATGGTACACTCTGGAATCTGATACGTCGCCAGGAAATGACGTCATGCTGGCCGTGTGGATTGGGACGCAGGCTGACGAAGCGTTTCAAGAGGCGTGGCAGTCTGATTCCGGCGGTTTAATACCGGAGACTAGAGCTAAAGTGTATCTTTCCCCAAAGCTTTGGTATCTGAGAGTAACGGTCATCCAGACGCAGGACTTGCAGCTAGGTTCGGGATCCGAGCCTAAGCTTAGGAGTCCAGAGCTTTACGTAGTGAAGGGTCAACTCGGCGCACAGGTTTTCAAGACTGGAAGAACATCGGCTGGCGGCTCAGCAGCGTCAAGCTCGGCTAACCCAACATGGAATGAAGACCTTGTATTTGTTGCAGCTGAGCCGTTTGAGCCTTTCTTGGTTTTAACGGTGGAGGACGTGTCAAACTCCCAAACCGTTGGCCAAGCCAAAATCCACGTGTCATCAATCGAACGGCGGACAGATGTTGGAGCGGAGCCAAAGTCAAGATGGTTCAATTTATCTAGTGATGACGAGTCCCGTCCCTACACGGGGAGGATTCACGTTCGGGTGTGCCTGGAAGGAGGCTATCACGTGATCGACGAAGCAACTCACGTGACTAGCGACGCTCGTGCATCGGCCAAACAACTATGCAAGGCTCCAATTGGTTTGCTTGAGGTGGGAATTCGCGGCGCCACTAACCTCCTCCCCGTGAAGACCAAGGACGGAACACGTGGCACTACCGATGCTTTCGCGGTGGCCAAATATGGACCCAAGTGGATCCGAACCCGAACCATCATTGACCGGTTTAACCCGCGATGGAATGAACAATACACATGGGATGTTTATGACCCTTGCACAGTCCTCACAATTGGTGTGTTCGATAACGGAAGGTACAAGCGTTCTGAAGAGGGGAAGCTGAATAAAGATGTTAGATTGGGGAAAATTCGCGTGCGTTTGTCCACGTTGGACACCAACCGGGTTTACGTTCATTCGTACTCTCTAACCGTTTTGCTGCCAAGTGGAGCCAAGAAGATGGGAGAGATAGAAATTGCAGTGAGATTTTCATGCTCGTCGTGGTTGAGTTTAATGCAGGCCTACACAAGCCCAATTCTTCCAAGAATGCATTATGTGAAACCATTCGGCCCAGCCCAACAAGATATTCTACGTCACATGGCTATGAGGATCGTGACGGCTCGATTGGCCCGGTCTGAACCGCCCTTGGGTCATGAGGTGGTTCAGTTCATGTTAGATTCAGACACTCATGTGTGGAGCATGAGACGAAGCAAGGCGAATTGGTTCAGGGTGATTAGTTGCATCTCACGCGCCGCGTCTCTGGCGCGTTGGTTTGACGGGATCCGAAGGTGGGTGCATCCTCCCACTACTATTCTAATGCACGTGCTTCTTTTGGCAATAGTCTTCTGCCCTTCTCTTGTTCTACCCACTGCATTCATGTATTGCTTCTTGATTCTTCTGTTGAGATTCCGTTACCGGCAGAGGGTCCCACAGAGCATGGATCCGAGGGTTTCGTGTGTGGACATGGTGAGTTTGGACGAGCTGGATGAGGAGTTTGACGGGTTTCCGACGACGAGGTCCCCGGAGGTGGTGCGGATCAGGTACGATAGGGTGCGGGCGCTTGCGGGGAGGGCGCAGACTTTGCTTGGTGACGTAGCAGCTCAGGGAGAGCGATTGGAAGCTTTGTTCAGTTGGCGGGACCCAAGGGCGACGGCGATGTTTGCCGTTTTGTGCTTCGTGTTGTCGTTGGTGTTCTACGTGGTGCCGTTTAAAGGTTTTGTGTTGGGAGCTGGTTTCTATTACTTTCGCCATCCAAGGTTTCGTGATGACATGCCTTCGGTTTCTGCCAACTTTTATCGAAGACTTCCTTCTCTTTCTGATCAGATTATCTGATATATAGtggtattttatttattaattagtttatttatttgaAAACAGTATGAAATATCATAGTGTATTAGCATTGatattgataaatataaatatagattTGAGTTGAAGTGTAGGaccattcttttcttttcttatgttTTTTATCTTCGTTTTATGTTTAGGGTTAATTAATCGCTATGGTAGACTCATatattcttcattttttatttagggATTCAATAAATTCAAGGAATCTTGTTTTAAGGACTAACgaatctttttctttcctttttggtCAGAAAACGAGGCTTAAagtggttgatttttttttttcggacGTGTAAAGTGGTTGATTTAAAAAGTATTTCTATGCACTAAAAAGTGGGCTTAGCTTCTTGAAATACAAAGCAATCAGAGGGAATAAGACGACCACCCCCAATTTTGCACTGGTTATGTAGAGATGATAGTAGCATACAATtggatttattattgttgttataataaattgattttgttttggtttatcaaaaaataaattattaatcaatttaaTAAAGATATCTAATAATAATATGACACATGtgaatatcttaaaaaaaaatatttttagtgtctttattAAAGTGATCTCCAaacaattaatattatatatctatTACACAAACAAAAGGTGCtcacaaaaacaaaaaagaaataaacaaaaatgttgCATATAATTTCTTTTGATGtaaattttatttagaaaagaaaaaagatacgCGTCTTGACTTGACAaatcaattttactttttatatgtaatactaaataaatatcaaataaaaaaattgagctcaatatttttctttcaaaaatttatttgtatactaaaatatgtcatgaaaattaattattatatatttgtgtataaatatatattgtttaatttatttttaatatatattttatattttaacaaatattttatattaataactaattttaataactaattttatatatacataacatgTTTTTTTTCATTAATATAAATGAAATAGATAGAAAGGCTTCAGGCCTATTTAGTGTGAAGCCCAATATTGCTTAATAACTGCAATGCAAGACAAGAATAAGGTAACTTGcaaaatttgaaataataaaaactcAAAATGGTCCAAAAAATTTTTGGTGCTAAAATAGCCCAACTTAAAATCATCCATTTCcatctatatttttattaaaaaaaaaaagaaaaaatagaatagTCTGACATTTTATTCTAGTCTTCTTCCAAGTTCCAACATGTCTGAGAGACTCAAACCATCTAGCAACTAGCATGTCTACTTCTACTTTCTCTTTCATGTCTTCGTTCTTTATTTTGCTCATTCGAATATATGTCCATTTATCGTCAAATCATTATCATCTTCACCAAACTAAGGAtaaacttatatatatttttctatttactttTTCAAAAAGATCATTTTTGCTATTTATGATGTGCTTATAAAAACAGTTTGAAATAGATTGGAGTGACTGAATTGAagagaaaatgataaaaattaaagaaattgtgATCTGGTGATTCCTTAACTAAGTAGTGAAGGTATGATGTGAGGGAATTACTCGGCTGATTATTGGTGATCacccttcaaattttcaaattgagtGAAGTAACAGCAACGTAACAATTATCAATACGCAACTTACTATTATCAGTGAGATTGACTCAAATTAATTTGAGTTTTATGAGTAGttaatttatttatctgtttaaacaaatataaaaaatttaaattttatctaatgtgcatgtaataatttttttattagcaataaatttttaaataaaatttaatttaatttttgacttgttatattaaaaaaaatatcgtaaaaataaaaaaaaatgaaattgaatcaATTGACCCCAATAAAAATTCTACTTTGTGTTGACGAATTTAAATGGATCTTCTAGTTGTAGGCTTGTAGCTCAATCTTTACAGAACCTTAAATACAAACTTTAATTACAATTAATGTTTGtttcaaaaatagaaaagtataataaaataaaaatctgattaCTTGAAATTAGGAGTGTTCATAAATAGGATAAAATTGGATTTATTCTAATTCAGATTCGGTCTTAAATATATATTGAGTTTATTGTTTAGACTCTAACTCGGCCCTAAACTCGATAAAACTTAAATATTTTCAAGTCACAACTATATTGGATTTAAACTGGATAGAAACAAAGTCTTTAAAGccttaacaataatttataaaaaaatttatttataaaaagatttatttatgatgcacttatttataaagaagaaactTGTTAGCGAAAAGTTAATAtccatatttgaagttgaattatttgtccataaattctaaCTTGATGtttctttgatctattttctaattcaacaagtgtgattaaaaataaaataataaacttataattaatataacataatattaaaattaatttaaaatatatatcttttttagttCCTTTAGGATGTACATAGACTAGGTAAAAGTCGGTTTTGCTTTGACCTAGACCCGGCGCGAAATAATGATCACCGAATCTGTTTTTGAGATCCTTATCCGACTCTAGACTCGATAAAATCATaccaaattagtctctaaaatatTCGGTGCCAAGTTGAGCCGAATCATGTGCATCCCTAC from Arachis hypogaea cultivar Tifrunner chromosome 10, arahy.Tifrunner.gnm2.J5K5, whole genome shotgun sequence includes:
- the LOC112716812 gene encoding protein ABC transporter 1, mitochondrial, with the protein product MPSSFFNPKDLNRLLNGLSLVANEFIKPAAKSDLQTLIKNAVLSATDLSGITSGKLRQFSNPQSSHAPKRASTDSVVYFSSSQPPETTTRNDENDVVLTSEENRPRVEDSEAGAATAAASSPVVAVPDGSVLAAEESEARSSEGKVDVNVNVKENENGKVGGEGSGEMAPITPPVTRRRPRERRVPETPFSRALGFAGLGASLAWGTLQESARRLAFGMPSSQDNQSPLSPFLSERNAERLALALCRMRGAALKIGQMLSIQDESLVPAPILAALEIVRQGADVMPKSQLNEVLNAELGPDWSSKLISFDYEPIAAASIGQVHKAVMKDGMQVAMKIQYPGVANSIESDIENVKLLLNYTNLIPEGLYLDRAIKVAKEELSRECDYNLEAASQKRFRDLLSGTEGFYVPIVFNDLSSKKVLTTELVHGITIDKVALLDQETRNYIGKMLLELTLMELFVFRFMQTDPNWGNFLYDEAKKTINLIDFGAARDYPKRFVDDYLQMVLACANTDRDGVIEMSQRLGFITGMESDVMLDAHVQAGFIVGLPFARSGGFDFKSTNITSSISHLGATMLKHRLTPPPDEAYSLHRKLSGAFLACIKIGAVVPCRELLLEVYNQYRFGDDETNEILSTGSGSA
- the LOC112716813 gene encoding multiple C2 domain and transmembrane region protein 14 produces the protein MAENSGRKLIVEVCSAKNLMPKDGQGTASAYAVVDFDGQRRRTTTKSRDLNPQWDEKLEFIVHDKDSMASETLEVNLYNDKKLGKRSTFLGKVKISGSSFVKSGTEEIVYYPLEKRSVFSQIKGELGLKVSYVDDDPPPPPSADADGELKAETAPPPAAESTKEEEKKEEKSEENKQDEEKKEEEQSKPPEEEQEKAKAPPDNPKPKEEAPAEAAPPQPEAEVQNLAKPQKEKHIEIIKRAENNHLSVNDHELRSLSSDRSRSTYDLVDRIPFLYVRMVKAKRANSSESGSKVYAKLVIGTHSVKTKSESEDKDWDQVFAFDKEGLNSTSLEVSVWCEEKKEGEEITENSLGTVSFDLQEVPKRVPPDSPLAPQWYTLESDTSPGNDVMLAVWIGTQADEAFQEAWQSDSGGLIPETRAKVYLSPKLWYLRVTVIQTQDLQLGSGSEPKLRSPELYVVKGQLGAQVFKTGRTSAGGSAASSSANPTWNEDLVFVAAEPFEPFLVLTVEDVSNSQTVGQAKIHVSSIERRTDVGAEPKSRWFNLSSDDESRPYTGRIHVRVCLEGGYHVIDEATHVTSDARASAKQLCKAPIGLLEVGIRGATNLLPVKTKDGTRGTTDAFAVAKYGPKWIRTRTIIDRFNPRWNEQYTWDVYDPCTVLTIGVFDNGRYKRSEEGKLNKDVRLGKIRVRLSTLDTNRVYVHSYSLTVLLPSGAKKMGEIEIAVRFSCSSWLSLMQAYTSPILPRMHYVKPFGPAQQDILRHMAMRIVTARLARSEPPLGHEVVQFMLDSDTHVWSMRRSKANWFRVISCISRAASLARWFDGIRRWVHPPTTILMHVLLLAIVFCPSLVLPTAFMYCFLILLLRFRYRQRVPQSMDPRVSCVDMVSLDELDEEFDGFPTTRSPEVVRIRYDRVRALAGRAQTLLGDVAAQGERLEALFSWRDPRATAMFAVLCFVLSLVFYVVPFKGFVLGAGFYYFRHPRFRDDMPSVSANFYRRLPSLSDQII